The following coding sequences lie in one Trichoderma breve strain T069 chromosome 1, whole genome shotgun sequence genomic window:
- a CDS encoding DEAD/DEAH box helicase domain-containing protein yields the protein MADDGMLMNFELGSGPLKPQVKFTGGSWRDRKRAQKSAKIGTRPTVERSGLDDDQRSAKRQRVDGHGPGRHHGHAPGQNKGPGKGRQVVSRLFSFNPEQKTTFDDEAEWKEPEPTNAPLLTVANFGSLTISSRLVEALGKMNLERPTAIQQKVIPHMLSSSSDAFVQAETGSGKTFAYLLPILHRVLLLSGRGEQQIHRDSGIFAIIVAPTRELAKQTHTVLEQLIRPFPWLVSTAITGGESKKAEKARLRKGISFLVATPGRLADHIDNTKALNLGTVRWLILDEGDRLMDLGFEEDLRKAINALKQVELSKTLASGVSLDPLPDRRVTVLCSATMKMNVQKLGEMSLADATFLAAEKGAETVAENKDEQAVHKAPAQLHQSHIIVPAKLRLVTLMAYLKSVFSRRGHTMKAIIFMSCADTVDFHYELLKIPENGEVPLPATKDAEHTSKTVAKAAYITSLASPEVVLHRMHGSLSQPVRTATLKSFSACKSPSLLITTDVSSRGLDIPSVDLVIEYDPAFSFADHIHRIGRTARAGRSGDAVIFLLPGTEEGYIELLKASGSPSPLSYESVLQKGLMTKLEFPVETTAKPEDGKSYHDKAETLQLHLEQRLLIDSKRLELARNGFKSHIRAYATHTREERVHFDITQLHLGHVAKAYGLRDPPGGIGAGLDRKAKGSKDAGKRTAQGVKGAKKDDDDDSDSDKQDQAKPARAMLMRKSRMLTTGASEFNIG from the exons ATGGCTGACGATGGAATGTTAATGAATTTTGAGCTGGGCAGTGGGCCGCTCAAACCGCAAGTCAAATTCACCGGAGGGAGCTGGAGAGACAGGAAGCGGGCACAGAAGAGCGCAAAGATTGGGACACGCCCAACAGTCGAGAGATCAGGTCTTGACGATGACCAGCGATCGgcaaagaggcagagagTTGATGGCCATGGGCCGGGAAGAC atcACGGCCACGCCCCTGGACAGAATAAAGGTCCTGGGAAGGGGCGCCAGGTCGTTTCCCGCTTGTTTTCGTTCAACCCAGAGCAGAAAACAACATTCGATGACGAGGCCGAGTGGAAGGAACCAGAACCAACAAACGCGCCACTCCTTACCGTTGCCAATTTCGGATCATTGACGATATCTTCTCGACTCGTTGAGGCACTTGGCAAGATGAATCTTGAGCGACCCACGGCAATTCAGCAAAAAGTCATTCCTCACATGCTATCTAGCAGCTCAGATGCATTTGTTCAAGCTGAAACAGGTTCGGGAAAGACATTTGCCTACCTTCTTCCTATATTGCATCGAGTTCTCCTCCTTAGCGGACGCGGCGAGCAGCAGATTCATCGAGACTCGGGCATTTTTGCCATTATTGTCGCGCCAACTCGCGAACTTGCAAAACAAACACATACAGTTCTAGAACAGCTCATCAGGCCATTCCCATGGTTGGTTTCTACTGCCATTACAGGAGGAGAGTCAAAGAAGGCGGAGAAAGCCCGGCTTCGGAAAGGCATCAGCTTCTTGGTGGCAACTCCGGGAAGATTGGCTGACCACATCGATAATACCAAGGCTCTCAACTTGGGCACCGTAAGGTGGCTTATTCTTGACGAAGGCGATCGACTGATGGATTTGGGATTCGAAGAGGATCTAAGGAAAGCTATAAATGCTCTTAAGCAGGTGGAATTGTCCAAAACTCTTGCTTCTGGAGTATCTCTCGACCCGCTTCCGGACCGAAGAGTCACCGTTCTATGCTCTGCTACAATGAAAATGAATGTGCAGAAGCTTGGAGAGATGAGCCTTGCCGATGCCACCTTCTTAGCTGCTGAGAAGGGTGCTGAGACTGTGGCCGAAAACAAGGACGAGCAGGCTGTTCACAAGGCTCCAGCACAATTGCACCAGTCGCACATTATTGTACCTGCTAAGCTGAGACTGGTAACGCTAATGGCCTATCTCAAGTCTGTGTTCTCTCGCCGTGGCCACACAATGAAGGCCATCATTTTCATGTCCTGTGCTGATACAGTCGACTTCCACTACGAACTTCTTAAAATCCCCGAAAACGGCGAGGTGCCTCTGCCGGCTACAAAGGATGCAGAACATACTTCCAAGACCGTTGCAAAGGCGGCGTACATTACCTCTCTTGCAAGCCCCGAAGTAGTGCTGCACAGGATGCATGGCTCCCTTTCACAGCCAGTACGAACAGCGACACTGAAATCATTCTCGGCCTGCAAgtccccctctcttctcattACAACAGATGTCTCGTCTCGTGGTCTAGATATTCCTTCGGTTGATCTGGTAATTGAATATGACCCTGCTTTCAGCTTTGCCGATCACATTCATCGAATTGGACGAACAGCGCGAGCTGGACGCTCAGGTGACGCAGTCATATTCCTTCTTCCCGGTACAGAGGAAGGCTACATTGAGCTCCTCAAAGCTTCTGGCTCACCGTCCCCTCTATCATACGAATCTGTTCTGCAAAAGGGCCTGATGACGAAACTGGAATTCCCCGTGGAAACAACAGCCAAACCCGAGGATGGGAAATCCTATCACGATAAAGCGGAAACTTTGCAACTTCACTTGGAGCAGCGTCTCCTCATCGATAGCAAACGACTCGAACTAGCGAGGAACGGATTCAAGTCACACATCAGAGCCTATGCGACACATACCCGAGAAGAGCGTGTTCACTTCGATATTACTCAGTTGCATTTAGGACATGTTGCAAAAGCCTATGGATTACGTGACCCGCCAGGAGGAATTGGTGCTGGCCTAGACCGGAAGGCAAAGGGTAGCAAGGACGCTGGGAAGAGGACAGCCCAGGGCGTCAAGGGAGCTAAgaaagacgacgatgatgacagcgacagcgacaagCAGGATCAAGCGAAGCCGGCGAGAGCCATGCTTATGCGTAAGAGTAGGATGCTCACGACCGGAGCTAGTGAATTCAACATTGGATAG
- a CDS encoding PPR repeat family domain-containing protein, whose amino-acid sequence MPIYSSLYSNFIRQGSTFAKSVTAHGYAQSVVAATHPHVLNSQNRPVFRRQPNRSSRASAFPLYSAFRDEKLSSGLPAEHRHVSNHGGLDAYFEALQKQQATGEEEDNEWTQFDFPKRIEWKPNASSVLAGENGVEVSAEAAEQAAAAEASNEIVESQHLMSAEEEAALAHIDAALEKEIQARTLQAAVEKAAAAGLSLSAPHSRARTPAPAVETSQGTARISRTGSPSVQEQSQSYAEHLEKLSDAARYAEIPAVFEAMLATGVQPIASAYNALLLAAIHLPSQRSEVVSKALDVYADMMRRRVSPDGQTFNILVNMLSSRSLEVSEMKSLLEEKRLRYGGMDEPGKFMFASHELEHAILCEDERLDLAVKLFDMSFDAGKVSYSAETYRQLISACAQVGRVSDMLRFYEHMELSEIIPSADVFPTMITAYAKSGNLISAVECYNEYRSLAISHDAGSSALGDRLDAQVYASVINAYVISDKIEGAMKFFKKIVDEYGVSVTDMKDALVDLGFIKGFITRGVFQEALQWAQSLNASARDQAMMKIATIAADGNDATTAIEAYANIHAANLQDIAAPSIALLAMSVRLGDVASASKYWHVLSNPEMHATAAFIEPTAMYAVSLIGSGQVAEGLTQSEMMFQRIRATESEMRLQLAEEIDEGSDFIARYMESRGIVDTRELASQMSTVPSQAHSISPYLSTPTVSSYEDNYDPYAHNTDFKGSSLIADDLEGSHGRKGPRLNEALNRFRNMRRAGRHPRYITYAKLISAAARESKMDLCQDVLAMARTDVPPIAHNAVVRYGWSSILDAMVGACLTLGNRGRAEQYHQELLEMGATPSANTFGLYITTLKDSTKTFDEASEAVRIFLRAKTEGVEPSSFLYNALIGKLGKARRIDDCLFYFAEMRALGIKPTSVTYGTIVNALCRVSDEKFAEELFDEMEAMPNYKARPAPYNSMMQFFLTTKRDKSKVLAYYNRMMSKGIAPTSHTYKLLIDTHATLEAVDLEAAEQVLEEMRAAGQRPESVHYASLIHARGCVLHDMEGARKVFDSVVEQYLVPVNASIYQALFEAMVANHRVAETETVLAEMRSKKVELTAYIANTLIHGWAAEKKIEKAQAIYDAVPREKREPSTYEAMTRAFLAVEQREEAKAVVGEMLTRGYPSAVVNKVLELLGGGQEASLE is encoded by the coding sequence ATGCCCATCTACTCCTCGCTGTACTCGAATTTTATCCGTCAAGGATCTACATTCGCCAAATCCGTTACCGCCCACGGCTACGCACAATCCGTCGTAGCTGCTACTCACCCTCACGTCCTTAACTCACAGAATCGCCCTGTCTTTCGACGACAGCCGAACCGGTCCAGTCGTGCCTCGGCCTTTCCCCTCTATTCTGCCTTCCGTGACGAGAAGTTATCATCCGGGCTCCCAGCCGAGCACCGCCATGTCTCGAACCATGGAGGTTTAGATGCCTACTTCGAGGCcctgcagaagcagcaggccaccggagaggaagaagacaacgaGTGGACACAATTCGATTTCCCCAAGCGCATCGAGTGGAAGCCCAATGCGTCATCGGTTCTCGCTGGTGAGAATGGGGTCGAGGTCAGCGCGGAAGCTGCTGAGCAGGCCGCTGCGGCCGAAGCCAGCAATGAGATTGTGGAATCTCAACACCTCATGTcggcggaggaagaggcagctcTTGCACACATCGATGCTGCTCTAGAAAAGGAAATTCAAGCGCGAACTCTTCAAGCGGCTGTGGAAAAAGCTGCCGCTGCAGGTCTCTCCCTTTCTGCCCCTCATTCACGTGCGCGCACGCCTGCGCCTGCGGTGGAAACATCGCAAGGCACAGCTCGCATTTCCCGCACGGGCTCTCCGTCTGTTCAAGAGCAATCTCAGTCGTATGCCGAGCATCTAGAGAAGCTGTCGGATGCTGCCCGGTATGCTGAGATCCCAGCCGTTTTCGAGGCCATGCTGGCCACTGGCGTCCAGCCCATTGCCAGTGCCTACAACGCTCTGCTGTTGGCCGCAATCCATCTGCCTAGCCAGCGAAGCGAGGTCGTCTCCAAGGCACTAGATGTGTATGCCGATATGATGCGCCGGCGGGTGTCCCCTGATGGCCAAACTTTCAACATTCTTGTCAACATGCTCTCTTCGCGTTCTCTCGAGGTCTCAGAAATGAAGTCACTTCTTGAGGAAAAGCGACTGCGATATGGTGGAATGGACGAGCCCGGCAAATTCATGTTTGCCTCACACGAGTTGGAGCACGCCATCTTGTGTGAGGATGAGCGCCTCGATCTGGCTGTCAAGCTGTTTGACATGTCCTTCGACGCTGGCAAAGTTTCGTATTCAGCAGAGACGTATCGACAGCTGATCTCGGCCTGCGCTCAGGTCGGCCGAGTGTCGGATATGCTTCGATTCTATGAACACATGGAGCTCAGCGAGATCATTCCTTCGGCCGATGTCTTCCCCACCATGATCACCGCATATGCTAAGTCCGGAAACCTCATCAGCGCTGTGGAGTGCTACAACGAGTACCGCAGCCTGGCCATCTCTCACGATGCAGGAAGCTCGGCGCTCGGCGATCGACTGGACGCCCAAGTGTATGCCTCGGTCATCAACGCCTATGTCATCTCCGATAAGATTGAGGGCGCAATGAAGTTTttcaagaagattgtggACGAATATGGCGTCTCCGTCACCGACATGAAAGATGCCTTGGTCGACCTCGGATTTATCAAGGGATTCATCACAAGGGGTGTCTTCCAAGAGGCACTTCAGTGGGCCCAATCTCTTAATGCTAGTGCCCGCGACCaagccatgatgaagattgcCACGATTGCTGCTGATGGCAATGATGCCACTACAGCGATTGAAGCTTATGCCAACATTCACGCGGCAAATCTTCAAGACATCGCTGCCCCGTCGATTGCTCTTCTAGCCATGAGCGTGCGGCTCGGCGATGTTGCCTCGGCTTCAAAGTACTGGCATGTTCTGTCCAACCCCGAGATGCATGCCACGGCTGCCTTCATTGAGCCCACTGCCATGTACGCGGTTTCCCTTATCGGTTCCGGTCAGGTTGCAGAGGGCTTGACGCAGTCGGAGATGATGTTCCAAAGAATCCGAGCCACCGAGTCCGAAATGCGCCTCCAGCTTGCCGAAGAGATCGATGAGGGTTCCGACTTCATTGCCCGCTACATGGAATCCCGTGGTATTGTGGACACCCGCGAGCTGGCCTCTCAGATGTCGACAGTCCCCTCACAGGCTCACAGCATTTCTCCCTATTTGTCTACCCCCACGGTCTCCAGCTACGAGGACAACTATGACCCATATGCCCACAACACCGACTTCAAGGGCTCCTCTTTGATCGCCGATGACTTGGAAGGTAGCCATGGCCGCAAGGGTCCTCGTCTCAACGAAGCTCTCAACCGATTCCGAAACATGCGACGAGCCGGCAGACACCCCCGATACATCACGTATGCAAAGCTgatttctgctgctgctcgcgAGAGCAAGATGGATCTCTGCCAGGATGTTCTTGCCATGGCTCGTACTGACGTTCCCCCGATTGCTCACAATGCCGTAGTCCGTTATGGCTGGTCTTCGATTCTGGACGCAATGGTTGGCGCTTGCCTGACGCTGGGTAACCGCGGACGGGCTGAGCAGTACCACCAAGAGCTGCTTGAAATGGGTGCCACGCCTTCTGCGAACACCTTTGGACTGTACATCACCACATTGAAGGATTCCACCAAGACATTCGACGAGGCCTCGGAAGCAGTTCGCATCTTCTTGCGCGCTAAGACCGAGGGTGTCGAGCCTAGTTCTTTCTTGTACAACGCACTGATCGGCAAGCTGGGCAAGGCTCGTCGCATTGATGACTGTCTCTTCTACTTTGCGGAGATGAGGGCGCTTGGCATCAAGCCAACTTCGGTAACATACGGCACCATTGTCAACGCCCTGTGCCGTGTCAGTGACGAGAAGTTTGCGGAAGAGctctttgatgagatggaggccaTGCCCAACTACAAGGCGAGACCGGCACCCTACAATAGCATGATGCAGTTCTTCCTGACGACAAAGCGAGACAAGTCCAAGGTCCTTGCCTATTACAACCGTATGATGTCCAAGGGCATTGCTCCCACCTCTCACACTTACAAGCTTCTGATCGACACGCACGCTACTCTGGAGGCGGTAGACCTGGAGGCCGCTGAACAAGTACTGGAGGAGATGCGCGCGGCTGGCCAGCGACCCGAATCGGTACACTATGCATCGCTCATCCACGCCAGGGGATGCGTTCTACACGACATGGAAGGCGCACGAAAGGTTTTTGATTCGGTCGTAGAGCAATACCTAGTCCCAGTCAACGCCAGCATCTACCAGGCCCTGTTCGAGGCCATGGTAGCCAACCATCGGGTTGCCGAAACGGAGACAGTCCTTGCAGAGATGCGAAGCAAGAAGGTCGAGCTCACAGCCTACATTGCTAACACTCTTATCCATGGTTGGgctgcagagaagaagatcgaAAAGGCCCAGGCCATCTACGATGCTGTGCCTCGTGAGAAGCGCGAGCCCAGCACGTATGAGGCTATGACACGAGCCTTCCTTGCAGTCGAGCAGCGAGAGGAAGCAAAGGCAGTCGTGGGAGAGATGCTTACTCGCGGATATCCCAGCGCTGTGGTCAACAAAgttcttgagctgctcggcGGAGGCCAGGAGGCCAGCTTGGAGTGA
- a CDS encoding aldehyde dehydrogenase family domain-containing protein, which produces MSVEVINTISPNTNEIVITRNGASPADLELLPQVATEAFLKFRNTTLEERQDIVRKFLDALDKRQDDLALELTTQMGRPIAYTAKEVTTAIKRAEYLLKLSSTVLQDVEGEPEKGFKRFIRRAPVGPVLIIFAWNYPYLILINALIPAILAGNSVILKPSPQTPTIVEQVAKLFSEAGLPDGVLQYFHCGSPSVMETIVRDPKIALVCFTGSVAGGLAVQKAAADRIVNVSLELGGKDPAYIRDDVDIDWAAEEIVDGAIFNSGQSCCSLERIYVHENVHDAFVTAVQKVLKGYKLGDPFDKSTHVGPVISKRSKETIESHIQDALKKGAKDATPENESFENPPLKGNFVKPTLLTDVDHTMTVMTEETFGPVIPVMKVKGDDEAVKLMNDSEFGLTASIWTKDVDRGYALSEQVDAGTVFVNRCDFPSPDLAWTGWKNSGRGQTLGKFGFDAFVKSKSFHIKDYPK; this is translated from the exons ATGTCTGTCGAGGTGATCAACACAATCTCTCCAAATACCAACGAGATTGTCATCACCCGCAATGGCGCCTCCCCTGCCGATCTGGAACTGCTTCCCCAGGTCGCCACTGAAGCTTTTCTGAAATTTCGCAACACGACCCTCGAGGAAAGGCAAGACATTGTCCGGAAATTCCTCGACGCACTGGATAAACGCCAGGATGACCTCGCCCTGGAACTGACCACCCAGATGGGCCGACCCATCGCTTATACGGCAAAAGAAGTCACCACTGCCATCAAGAGGGCAGAATATCTCCTCAAACTCAGCTCTACAGTGTTGCAGGATGTTGAGGGTGAGCCTGAGAAAGGGTTCAAACGCTTCATCCGAAGAGCACCCGTTGGCCCtgttctcatcatcttcgcctGGAAT TATCCTTATTtgattctcatcaatgcGTTGATTCCCGCAATCCTGGCTGGAAACAGCGTGatattgaagccatcaccgCAAACACCTACTATTGTGGAACAAGTGGCCAAGCTATTTTCCGAGGCCGGCTTGCCCGATGGAGTTTTGCAATATTTCCACTGCGGCTCCCCTAGTGTCATGGAAACTATTGTGCGAGATCCCAAGATTGCCCTGGTTTGTTTCACGGGGTCCGTTGCTGGCGGTCTTGCCGTGCAGAAAGCTGCGGCCGACAGAATTGTCAATGTGAGCCTCGAATTGGGTGGCAAGGATCCCGCATACATCAGAGATGATGTAGATATCGAttgggctgctgaggagatTGTTGACGGTGCCATATTCAACTCTGgccaaagctgctgctcccTTGAACGAATCTATGTGCATGAAAATGTGCACGATGCCTTTGTCACGGCCGTTCAAAAGGTGCTCAAGGGATACAAGCTTGGAGATCCGTTTGACAAGTCGACTCATGTAGGACCCGTCATCTCAAAGCGTTCCAAGGAAACAATAGAGTCGCACATTCAGGACGCCTTGAAAAAGGGAGCCAAGGATGCTACGCCGGAAAACGAAAGCTTCGAAAACCCCCCGCTCAAGGGCAACTTTGTGAAACCAACCCTGTTGACTGATGTGGATCACACGATGACTGTCATGACGGAAGAGACATTTGGGCCTGTGATTCCGGTCATGAAGGTaaagggcgatgatgaggccGTGAAGCTGATGAACGATAGCGAGTTTGGGCTCACAGCTAGCATCTGGACCAAGGATGTGGATCGAGGTTACGCGCTTTCAGAGCAGGTTGATGCTGGTACTGTCTTTGTCAACCGCTGCGATTTCCCCAGTCCG GACCTTGCGTGGACGGGATGGAAGAACTCGGGTAGAGGTCAGACACTTGGCAAGTTTGGCTTTGACGCATTTGTCAAATCCAAGAGCTTTCACATCAAGGACTATCCGAAGTAA
- a CDS encoding NMD3 family domain-containing protein codes for MSMDLDDAISIAPISQQATAATILCHNCGAPIDGTTATGAACYDCIKLTNDISQGIQREATIQQCKDCERWLLPPSSWIAAMPESRELLALCLKKLRGLNKVRIVDASFIWTEPHSRRVKVKLTVQDSVQQGVLLQQSFEVVYVVATQQCPECQKSFTPNHWRACVQVRQKVLHKRTFHFLEQLILKHGAHKETLNIKEAKDGIDFFFSVRNQAEKFVDFLNSVVPVKVKSSQELISMDTHTSKKSYKFTFSAEIVPVCRDDLVALPIKLAKQASNISPLVLCHKIGTAVYLMDPQTLQTAEVSASIYWRAPFTALADAMELVEFIVMDIEPTPTRKGKWVLAEATVARASDLGVNDRTYFTRTHLGNLLQPGDSAMGYMLSGTNFNNPEFDAIEDSNTYSSIVPDVVLVKKHYPNRRRNRRRNWKLKRMDKDEGELLPKKADQERMDKEYEMFLRDVEEDEELRAALALYKNPKQANEDEMSIAETDEDGDDGVPGVNMDELLDDFDELTMQDN; via the exons ATGTCTATGGATCTTGATGACGCCATTTCTATTGCGCCTATATCGCAGCAGGCGACGGCGGCAAC AATCCTCTGTCACAACTGCGGTGCCCCGATCGATGGAACAACAGCCACTGGCGCTGCCTGCTACGACTGTATCAAGCTGACCAACGACATTTCCCAGGGAATCCAGCGAGAGGCCACCATCCAGCAATGCAAAGACTGCGAGAGATGGCTCTTGCCACCCTCAAGTTGGATCGCCGCCATGCCTGAATCCCGTGAACTCCTAGCCCTCTgcctcaagaagctgaggggCCTGAATAAAGTGCGAATCGTCGATGCGAGCTTCATCTGGACCGAGCCTCATTCCCGAAGAGTAAAGGTCAAGTTGACCGTCCAAGATTCCGTCCAGCAGGGAgttctgctgcagcagagctTCGAGGTCGTATACGTTGTGGCGACTCAGCAGTGCCCTGAGTGCCAGAAGAGTTTCACCCCCAACCACTGGAGAGCTTGCGTTCAAGTCCGACAGAAGGTCTTGCACAAGAGGACGTTCCACTTCCTGGAGCAGCTTATCTTGAAGCATGGCGCGCACAAAGAGACCCTCAACATCAAGGAAGCCAAGGATGGTAtcgatttcttcttttccgtGCGAAATCAGGCAGAGAAGTTTGTCGACTTCCTCAACTCAGTCGTTCCCGTCAAGGTCAAGTCTTCACAAGAGCTGATCTCTATGGATACCCACACATCAAAAAAATCCTACAAATTCACATTTTCCGCCGAAATTGTCCCCGTATGCAGAGATGACCTGGTTGCGCTGCCCATAAAGCTTGCGAAACAGGCTAGCAACATCTCACCCCTCGTCCTTTGCCACAAGATTGGCACGGCGGTCTACCTCATGGACCCTCAGACCCTTCAAACAGCGGAAGTAAGTGCGTCCATTTACTGGCGCGCCCCATTTACAGCTCTCGCCGACGCCATGGAGTTGGTCGAGTTCATCGTCATGGATATTGAGCCGACCCCTACTCGAAAGGGCAAGTGGGTGCTTGCCGAGGCAACGGTTGCTCGTGCTTCCGATCTGGGTGTCAATGATAGGACATACTTTACCAGAACACATCTGGGAAACCTGTTACAGCCAGGTGACTCAGCGATGGGCTATATGTTGAGCGGCACCAACTTCAACAATCCCGAATTTGATGCGATAGAGGATTCCAACACATACTCATCAATCGTCCCTGATGTGGTCTTGGTGAAGAAACACTACCCCAACCGCAGGAGGAACCGTCGCCGCAACTGGAAGCTCAAGCGCATGGATAAGGATGAGGGTGAGCTTCTGCCAAAGAAGGCAGACCAAGAGCGTATGGATAAGGAGTACGAGATGTTCTTGCGCGATGtcgaggaagatgaagaactgcGTGCGGCTTTGGCGCTTTACAAGAATCCCAAGCAGGCAaacgaggatgagatgagcaTAGCGGAGAcggacgaggatggagacGATGGCGTGCCAGGGGTGAATATGGACGAGCTGCTAGATGACTTTGATGAGCTCACAATGCAGGATAATTAG